One segment of Pseudodesulfovibrio sp. 5S69 DNA contains the following:
- a CDS encoding efflux RND transporter periplasmic adaptor subunit — translation MNRFLSLAALLCLTLLAACDRSPEPVPEPVRPVKTTRAVRADSNKMWSFAGTAEDALATRLSFRVGGKIIEFPGNQIGRKFAKGEVIARLDPSDYDLELRQAKANMEQVRANYVRAKADMERNSRLFESRVISRGELDQVEADFKSFEAQLSASAKQWDIARKRLGYTTLHAPFDGWIGEVEADVHQNVSAGQAIATYNAGRQMKMYIAVPDTLISQVREGDQVAVVFDALPGRTMEGKVEEIGVESGPGSTYPVKVYLDNTDRTLRSGMSGHVSFTGLGHTKTAFYLPPVAVLGEPDGARAVWVVDPKTSTVTRHSVTVGQLTPAGLEILDGISEGDVIVIRGVHSLEEGRKVRLVNNGAEG, via the coding sequence ATGAACCGTTTTCTTTCTCTCGCCGCCCTGCTCTGCCTGACCCTGCTCGCCGCCTGCGACCGCTCGCCCGAGCCCGTGCCCGAACCCGTGCGCCCGGTCAAGACGACCAGGGCCGTCCGGGCCGACAGCAACAAGATGTGGTCGTTCGCGGGCACCGCCGAGGACGCCCTGGCCACCAGGCTCTCCTTCCGCGTGGGCGGCAAGATCATCGAGTTCCCCGGCAACCAGATCGGCCGCAAGTTCGCCAAAGGCGAGGTCATCGCCCGCCTCGACCCGTCCGACTACGACCTGGAGCTGCGGCAGGCCAAGGCCAACATGGAACAGGTCCGGGCCAACTACGTACGCGCCAAGGCGGACATGGAACGCAACTCCCGCCTGTTCGAAAGCCGGGTCATCTCGCGCGGCGAGCTCGACCAGGTCGAGGCGGACTTCAAGTCCTTCGAGGCCCAGCTCAGCGCCTCGGCCAAGCAGTGGGACATCGCCCGCAAACGGCTGGGCTACACCACCCTGCACGCGCCGTTCGACGGCTGGATCGGCGAGGTCGAGGCCGACGTGCACCAGAACGTGAGCGCGGGCCAGGCCATCGCCACCTACAACGCGGGCCGCCAGATGAAGATGTACATCGCCGTGCCCGACACCCTCATCTCCCAGGTACGGGAAGGGGACCAGGTGGCCGTGGTCTTCGACGCCCTGCCGGGCCGGACCATGGAAGGCAAGGTGGAGGAGATCGGCGTGGAGTCCGGCCCGGGCTCCACCTACCCGGTCAAGGTCTACCTGGACAACACGGACCGGACGTTGCGCAGCGGCATGTCCGGGCACGTGAGCTTCACCGGTCTGGGCCACACCAAGACCGCCTTCTACCTGCCCCCGGTGGCCGTCCTCGGCGAGCCCGATGGTGCCCGCGCGGTCTGGGTGGTGGACCCCAAGACCTCCACCGTGACCCGCCACTCCGTCACCGTGGGCCAGCTCACTCCGGCCGGGCTCGAGATCCTCGACGGCATCAGCGAGGGCGACGTGATCGTCATCCGGGGCGTGCACAGCCTTGAGGAAGGCCGCAAGGTCCGGCTGGTCAACAACGGGGCGGAGGGCTGA
- the fdnG gene encoding formate dehydrogenase-N subunit alpha, with translation MHTNRRNFLKLSAVAATATAFGGLGFGCKAKTATLPNFAAALDPKWSKQTTSVCCYCAVGCGLVVNTSLKDMKAVNVEGDPDHPINEGALCAKGASIWQLGDNDRRPDSVLYRAPYSKGFKKVSLSWALETIAKRIKETRDKTWTEKNAKGQVVNRCDGIASLGSAALDNEECWAYQTMLRSLGLVYIEHQARIUHSATVAALAESFGRGAMTNHWIDIQNSNCVLIMGSNAAENHPISFKWVTKAQEKGATLIHVDPRFTRTSAKADFYAGIRSGADIAVLGGMIKYILDKDLIFHEYVVNYTNASFIVGDKFSFHDGLFSGYNETTRSYDKSNWAFAMDAEGNPKKDPTLKDPRCVYQLLKKHYARYDMDKVSSISGMPKEALVKLYETYAATGKADKAGTIMYAMGWTQHSVGVQNIRSMAMIQLLLGNIGVAGGGVNALRGESNVQGSTDHCLLFHILPGYLATPQGSEPTLEAYNKAHTPISHDPKSANWWGNFPKYSASLIKSMWQDDDPATAYNYLPRLDSLSAREYSWLTVFDKMDKGQFKGMLAWGMNPACSGANSNKTRQAMTKLDWLVNVNIFPNETGWFWEGPGMDPSKIKTEVFFLPCAVSIEKEGSITNSGRWMQWRYKGPDSPNGQKPDGDLMYELMKNIQDLYKKEGGVYPEPITRLTWDAIATDGVFDAHKTAKLINGQFTRDIEVKGKMYKKGEQVPSFAFLQADGSTTSGNWLYCNSYTAKGNLAARRELAQSEAQANIGLYPNFSWCWPVNRRVLYNRASVDLKGNPYNPEKAVIAWNGKKWVGDVPDGGWAPGTKYAFIMRKNGFGQLFGPGRADGPFPEYYEPLECPVKSHPFSSTLHNPTALKFDNEEKAVCDPRYPLVGTTYRVTEHWQTGVMTRNQPWLVEAEPQVFVEMSQELAQLRGIDNGEKVMVDSVRGSIWAKAIVTKRLKPFTVQGTTVHQVGLPWHFGWTWPKDGGDSANILTPSVGDPNTGIPETKAFMVNVRKA, from the coding sequence ATGCACACCAACCGTAGAAACTTCCTCAAGCTCTCCGCTGTCGCGGCCACGGCCACGGCGTTCGGCGGGCTCGGGTTCGGCTGCAAGGCCAAGACGGCGACGCTGCCGAATTTCGCCGCCGCCCTGGACCCGAAATGGAGCAAGCAGACCACGTCCGTATGCTGCTACTGCGCAGTGGGCTGTGGCCTGGTCGTGAACACGTCCCTCAAGGACATGAAGGCCGTCAACGTCGAAGGCGACCCGGACCATCCGATCAACGAAGGCGCCCTGTGCGCCAAGGGCGCCTCCATCTGGCAGTTGGGCGACAACGACCGCCGTCCGGACTCCGTCCTGTACCGGGCTCCCTATTCCAAGGGATTCAAGAAGGTCTCCCTGTCCTGGGCGCTGGAAACCATCGCCAAGCGGATCAAGGAAACCCGCGACAAGACCTGGACCGAGAAGAACGCCAAGGGCCAGGTGGTCAACCGCTGCGACGGCATCGCCTCCCTCGGCTCCGCCGCTCTCGACAACGAGGAGTGCTGGGCTTACCAGACGATGCTCCGCAGCCTCGGCCTGGTGTATATCGAGCACCAGGCACGTATCTGACACAGCGCAACTGTTGCGGCTCTGGCAGAGTCGTTCGGACGCGGTGCGATGACCAACCACTGGATTGACATCCAGAATTCCAATTGTGTTCTCATCATGGGCAGCAACGCTGCCGAAAACCACCCCATTTCCTTCAAATGGGTGACCAAGGCGCAGGAAAAGGGCGCGACCCTGATCCACGTCGACCCCCGTTTCACCAGGACCTCGGCCAAGGCCGACTTCTACGCGGGCATCCGCTCCGGCGCGGATATCGCCGTGCTCGGCGGCATGATCAAGTACATCCTGGACAAGGACCTGATCTTCCACGAGTACGTGGTCAACTACACCAACGCCTCCTTCATCGTCGGCGACAAGTTCTCCTTCCACGACGGCCTGTTCTCCGGCTACAACGAGACCACCCGGTCCTACGACAAGTCCAACTGGGCCTTTGCCATGGACGCCGAAGGCAACCCGAAGAAGGACCCGACCCTGAAAGATCCCCGGTGCGTGTACCAGTTGCTCAAGAAGCACTACGCGCGCTACGATATGGACAAGGTCTCCTCCATCTCGGGCATGCCCAAGGAAGCCTTGGTCAAGCTGTACGAGACCTACGCGGCCACCGGCAAGGCGGACAAGGCGGGCACCATCATGTACGCCATGGGCTGGACCCAGCACTCCGTCGGCGTACAGAACATCCGCTCCATGGCCATGATCCAGCTCCTGCTGGGCAACATCGGCGTGGCCGGCGGCGGCGTCAACGCCCTGCGCGGCGAATCCAACGTCCAGGGGTCCACGGACCACTGCCTGCTGTTCCACATCCTGCCCGGCTACCTCGCGACCCCGCAGGGTTCCGAGCCCACCCTGGAAGCGTACAACAAGGCCCACACCCCGATCTCCCATGATCCGAAATCGGCCAACTGGTGGGGCAACTTCCCGAAGTACTCCGCCTCGCTGATCAAGTCCATGTGGCAGGACGACGACCCCGCGACGGCCTACAACTACCTGCCCAGGCTCGACTCGCTGTCCGCCAGGGAATACTCCTGGCTGACCGTGTTCGACAAGATGGACAAGGGCCAGTTCAAGGGCATGCTCGCCTGGGGCATGAACCCGGCCTGCTCCGGCGCCAACTCCAACAAGACCAGACAGGCCATGACCAAGCTGGACTGGCTGGTGAACGTCAACATCTTCCCCAACGAGACCGGCTGGTTCTGGGAAGGACCGGGAATGGACCCCTCCAAGATCAAGACCGAGGTGTTCTTCCTGCCCTGCGCCGTGTCCATCGAGAAGGAAGGGTCGATCACCAACTCCGGCCGCTGGATGCAGTGGCGCTACAAGGGTCCGGACTCTCCCAACGGCCAGAAGCCGGACGGCGACCTCATGTACGAGTTGATGAAGAACATTCAGGACCTGTACAAGAAGGAGGGCGGGGTCTACCCCGAGCCCATCACCCGCCTGACCTGGGACGCCATCGCCACCGACGGCGTGTTCGACGCTCACAAAACGGCCAAGCTGATCAACGGCCAGTTCACCCGCGATATCGAGGTCAAGGGTAAAATGTACAAGAAGGGCGAACAGGTTCCCAGCTTCGCCTTCCTGCAGGCCGACGGCTCGACCACCTCGGGCAACTGGCTGTACTGCAACTCCTACACCGCCAAGGGCAACCTGGCCGCACGGCGCGAGCTGGCCCAGTCCGAGGCGCAGGCCAACATCGGCCTGTACCCGAACTTCTCCTGGTGCTGGCCCGTCAACCGCCGCGTGCTGTACAACCGCGCTTCGGTGGACCTCAAGGGCAACCCCTACAACCCGGAGAAGGCGGTCATCGCCTGGAACGGCAAGAAGTGGGTGGGCGACGTGCCCGACGGCGGCTGGGCCCCGGGCACCAAGTACGCCTTCATCATGCGCAAGAACGGCTTCGGCCAGCTCTTCGGCCCCGGCCGCGCCGACGGCCCGTTCCCCGAATACTACGAACCGCTTGAATGCCCGGTGAAGTCTCACCCCTTCTCGAGCACCCTGCACAACCCGACCGCCCTCAAGTTCGACAACGAGGAAAAGGCCGTGTGCGATCCCAGGTATCCCCTGGTGGGCACCACCTACCGCGTCACCGAGCACTGGCAGACCGGCGTCATGACCCGCAACCAGCCCTGGCTGGTCGAAGCCGAGCCGCAGGTCTTCGTGGAGATGAGCCAGGAACTGGCACAGCTTCGCGGCATAGACAACGGCGAAAAGGTCATGGTCGATTCCGTGCGCGGTTCGATCTGGGCCAAGGCCATCGTGACCAAGCGGCTCAAGCCGTTCACGGTCCAGGGCACCACCGTCCACCAGGTCGGCCTGCCCTGGCACTTCGGCTGGACGTGGCCCAAGGACGGCGGCGATTCCGCCAACATCCTGACTCCGTCCGTAGGCGACCCGAACACGGGTATCCCCGAAACCAAGGCCTTCATGGTCAACGTCCGTAAGGCGTAA
- a CDS encoding transposase, with product MPAIAPPDNGAAFEALLRDEDKARDYLLELAWPTGDPFCPRCGHRKVYTLSGERLRCAACKYTFQPFSGRWINNGALSPGEWLRLIVLFVEERSVHQMKEELGLSYNTVYKALTAIRFAILANALDARQLISPATGLDSYLKGNRLTGGPREMRMDTIPVYGILRRDDLVFIDLVPGFQAETLFHFHMNFHLKLIRSGNLVYTDRYKEYDALMFCGNDSLPYEVIRRYDEPPYIDAVHDEFWEYAQSRIKKFRGISCQRFPLYMKELEFRFNNREKSLAEILAAYLCALVPNTD from the coding sequence ATGCCGGCCATCGCACCGCCAGACAACGGTGCCGCCTTCGAGGCGCTGCTCCGCGACGAGGACAAGGCCAGGGACTATCTCCTGGAACTGGCCTGGCCCACGGGCGATCCCTTCTGCCCGCGCTGCGGCCACCGCAAGGTCTATACCCTGTCCGGCGAACGGCTGCGCTGCGCGGCCTGCAAGTACACCTTCCAGCCTTTCTCGGGCCGGTGGATCAACAACGGCGCGCTCAGCCCCGGCGAATGGCTCCGGCTCATCGTCCTGTTCGTGGAGGAGCGTTCGGTCCATCAGATGAAGGAGGAGCTGGGGTTGTCCTACAACACGGTCTACAAGGCCCTGACCGCCATCCGCTTCGCCATCCTGGCCAACGCCCTGGACGCCCGGCAGTTGATCAGCCCGGCCACCGGCCTGGACTCCTACCTAAAGGGCAACCGGCTGACCGGCGGACCGCGCGAGATGCGCATGGACACCATCCCGGTCTACGGCATCCTCCGCCGCGACGACCTGGTCTTCATCGACCTGGTGCCCGGCTTCCAGGCCGAGACCCTGTTCCACTTCCACATGAACTTCCATCTCAAGCTCATCCGCTCGGGCAACCTGGTCTACACGGACCGCTACAAGGAGTACGACGCGCTCATGTTCTGCGGCAACGACTCCCTGCCCTACGAGGTCATCCGCCGCTACGACGAGCCCCCGTACATCGACGCGGTGCACGACGAATTCTGGGAGTACGCCCAGTCGCGCATCAAGAAATTCCGGGGCATCTCCTGCCAGCGCTTCCCCCTGTACATGAAGGAGCTGGAATTCCGCTTCAACAACCGCGAAAAGTCCCTGGCTGAAATCCTGGCCGCCTATCTCTGCGCATTGGTGCCGAATACGGACTAG
- the fdhD gene encoding formate dehydrogenase accessory sulfurtransferase FdhD produces MSAESYEYEIHEYKQGFTRKRISSIREVPLTIMLNGREVVTLLCTAKYPEYLAVGFLKSDAFVSSPAQITDLTVRDEGDRLVAEVEVCHDPWENRIMERSITSGCGKGTNFGRNVATISKRKVGGDVRVTPEQILALARELHERSTLYKTTRGCHNSSLCTPDEMLLFREDIGRHNAIDMLCGQCFLDDVAVDDKMIVSTGRIASEILLKVVRIGVPVLASTAVATSFSVELARKTGITLIGNIRDDSFWVYNDNGRIVGF; encoded by the coding sequence ATGAGCGCGGAATCATACGAATACGAAATCCACGAATACAAACAGGGGTTCACCCGCAAGCGGATCAGCTCCATCCGGGAGGTGCCGCTGACCATCATGCTCAACGGCCGCGAGGTGGTCACCCTGCTGTGCACCGCGAAGTACCCGGAATACCTGGCCGTGGGCTTTCTCAAGTCCGACGCCTTCGTCTCCAGCCCCGCCCAGATCACGGACCTGACCGTACGCGACGAGGGCGACCGGCTGGTGGCCGAGGTGGAGGTCTGCCACGACCCGTGGGAGAACCGGATCATGGAGCGGTCCATCACCTCGGGCTGCGGCAAGGGCACCAACTTCGGGCGCAACGTGGCGACCATCTCCAAGCGCAAGGTTGGCGGCGACGTGCGCGTCACCCCGGAGCAGATCCTGGCCCTGGCCAGGGAGCTCCACGAGCGCTCCACCCTGTACAAGACCACGCGCGGCTGCCACAACTCCTCCCTGTGCACACCCGACGAGATGCTCCTGTTCCGCGAGGACATCGGGCGGCACAACGCCATCGACATGCTCTGCGGCCAGTGCTTCCTCGACGACGTGGCCGTGGACGACAAGATGATCGTCTCCACCGGACGCATCGCCTCGGAAATCCTGCTCAAGGTGGTCCGCATCGGCGTCCCGGTCCTGGCTTCCACGGCCGTGGCCACCAGCTTCTCCGTGGAACTGGCCCGCAAGACCGGCATCACCCTCATCGGCAACATCCGCGACGACAGTTTCTGGGTCTACAACGACAACGGACGCATCGTCGGCTTCTGA
- a CDS encoding formate dehydrogenase accessory protein FdhE — MERNMALETSRLDRKLAQLRKKSYISAELIDLLDAVTHLQLAALPEAEVTLPPDGELTPPEAVLQGVSLINRENFPFDAAQAEKLLGKMVDLVGKSEGPLGDGAKIVAEALDKGDLTPAELFRHVLDDDTTFFSTWAERMPDAPRTLPFLALAAMGPSLEAAAGMLAEKLPEMKVTPVGTCPVCGSMPLISSLEQKEGFRHATCSFCRHHYRIKRIACPVCGEDDQKKLTFFTVDEEPGFRVDVCDTCKAYVKTIDFRELDRVALPVLDDLDSLALDYVAANQGYRRATLSAWGF, encoded by the coding sequence ATGGAACGCAACATGGCCCTTGAGACGAGCAGGCTCGACCGTAAGCTGGCGCAGCTTCGCAAAAAGTCGTACATCTCCGCGGAACTCATCGACTTACTCGATGCGGTGACGCACCTTCAACTGGCCGCCCTGCCCGAGGCTGAGGTGACCCTGCCGCCGGACGGCGAGCTCACCCCGCCCGAGGCCGTGCTCCAGGGGGTGTCCCTGATCAACCGCGAGAACTTTCCCTTTGACGCGGCCCAGGCCGAGAAACTGCTCGGCAAAATGGTCGACCTGGTCGGCAAGTCCGAAGGCCCTTTGGGCGACGGCGCGAAAATCGTGGCCGAGGCCCTGGACAAGGGCGATCTGACCCCGGCCGAGCTGTTCCGGCACGTCCTGGACGACGACACGACCTTCTTCTCCACCTGGGCCGAGCGCATGCCCGACGCCCCGCGGACCCTGCCCTTCCTGGCCCTGGCGGCCATGGGCCCGTCCCTTGAGGCCGCGGCCGGGATGCTGGCCGAGAAGCTGCCCGAGATGAAGGTCACGCCCGTGGGCACCTGCCCGGTCTGCGGGTCCATGCCGCTCATCTCCTCCCTTGAGCAGAAGGAAGGATTCCGGCACGCCACCTGCTCGTTCTGCCGCCACCACTACCGGATCAAGCGCATAGCCTGCCCGGTCTGCGGCGAGGACGACCAGAAAAAGCTGACCTTTTTCACCGTGGACGAGGAGCCCGGCTTCCGGGTGGACGTCTGCGATACCTGCAAGGCCTATGTGAAGACCATCGACTTCCGGGAACTGGACCGCGTGGCGCTCCCGGTCCTGGACGACCTGGATTCCCTGGCCCTGGACTACGTGGCCGCGAACCAGGGGTACCGGCGGGCCACCCTGTCCGCCTGGGGGTTCTAA
- a CDS encoding CerR family C-terminal domain-containing protein, protein MTSAGRKSRKRAQGEETRATLLQTGAELFARNGYNGVSMRTLAAEAGVNLATVSYHFGGKAGLYGAIIQEITKVRDEIFPPTEAVKARLAEAGDTPEERAGVVDWFMSALIDGLLVRTDYLWGVVIISRELVHPTEIFSKMETGFFKPNLESLSALVRGTAAHCRDETDAVITGHLIISVVIKLLESHALICKRLGWDSYEGHHKTIEAIVKTRIRGLLGLPMENAQ, encoded by the coding sequence ATGACCAGCGCAGGACGCAAATCCCGCAAGCGGGCCCAGGGCGAGGAAACCCGGGCCACGCTGCTCCAGACGGGCGCGGAGTTGTTCGCCAGAAACGGCTACAACGGCGTGTCCATGCGCACCCTCGCGGCCGAGGCCGGGGTCAACCTGGCAACGGTGAGCTATCATTTCGGCGGCAAGGCCGGGCTGTACGGGGCCATCATCCAGGAGATCACCAAGGTCCGCGACGAGATCTTCCCGCCCACCGAGGCGGTCAAAGCGCGCCTGGCCGAGGCCGGGGACACGCCGGAGGAAAGGGCGGGGGTGGTGGACTGGTTCATGAGCGCCCTGATCGACGGCCTGCTGGTCCGCACCGACTATCTCTGGGGCGTGGTCATCATCTCCCGCGAGCTGGTCCACCCGACCGAGATCTTCTCCAAGATGGAAACCGGATTCTTCAAACCGAACCTGGAATCCCTGTCCGCCCTGGTCAGGGGAACCGCCGCCCACTGCCGGGACGAGACGGACGCGGTCATCACCGGGCACCTGATCATCAGCGTCGTCATCAAGCTCCTGGAAAGCCACGCCCTGATCTGCAAACGACTCGGCTGGGACTCTTACGAGGGGCACCACAAGACCATCGAGGCCATCGTCAAGACCCGCATCCGGGGGCTGCTCGGCCTCCCCATGGAGAACGCACAATGA
- a CDS encoding efflux RND transporter permease subunit: protein MNLAKWCITNNRTSLVLFLLIAVSGVMTFFSIPKGEDPDFTIRTGVITTVFPGASPQRVEELVTDKLEERIREIDGVKTVKSQSMSGLSIIEVEFEDTIKNMQPYWQKLRNKVDDAAPDLPEEARTPQVNDEFGDVYGIVIALTGDGFSYRELKDAADDMRDELLKIKGVGKVERWGVQDERIFVDFTNSRMAAAGISPFVLAQMIDRQNTLQPSGSSMVGPERIVIEPTGEFKGVQDIYSLSIRPPGKKTSVRLADVADITRGFTDPPSTMARYNGKPCLMLAVSMADGGNITELGQKVAKRLDELKANMFVGLDTNLVVFQPDYVNTAISDFMINLIESFAFVVVIILLFAGLRTGVIAGSLVPMAMLGCIALMPYLGVGLQRISIASLIISLGILVDNGVVVSEAILVRLAAGEDRLKAATGAVGELWMPLLAASLTTIFAFLPIPLATTHPVGEFCESLFIVVTLTLACSWGLSMSMVPMMCYYLLKPKLTIQTFSSRLYRAYRGLLLWSLRHRVVFVAAILLCCAVSGWAFRFVPKMFFPPNERAQFTIDFWQPYGTDITATERRVERLEKVLLADKEVTGVGVFVGHGGPRWYLPLNLEQKNDNLATLVVNTTSIKAVDQVIRRTRQALNMGFPDADYSLNKLMNGPPVGAKLQIRLSGPDIKTLYALRDEIVPIVEKQEGVTRVWDDWGQWTKKMIVHVDQDKAREAGLSSFDVAVSLQTAMSGLPASDYREGDTIIPILLRNDEGFRNHLDKVDSLNVYSYDTGVSVPLSQVATTKLEWQPSDIRRRDQGRTMTIKADVADGYYALSILNKVRPAVRELMDKSDWPLGYNVEYGGEFEESAQAQEAINAHMPLAMGLLVLVLIFQFNSIRRPLIILLTLPPMFIGISVGMLATNSPFGFMPMLGMISLLGIIVNNAIMLIDRIEIQRGRGLPMADAIVLSSMERARPIIMTATTTIIGMVPLSLQGGEMWRPMANLIMSGLTVATVLTLVLCPVLYSFFFRQKFKEYRWDPAVVERGSDLKAEVAAE, encoded by the coding sequence ATGAACCTGGCCAAGTGGTGCATCACCAACAACCGGACTTCCCTCGTCCTGTTCCTGCTCATCGCGGTCAGCGGGGTGATGACCTTTTTCTCCATCCCCAAGGGCGAGGACCCGGACTTCACCATCCGCACCGGGGTCATCACCACGGTCTTTCCCGGCGCCTCGCCCCAGCGGGTGGAGGAGCTGGTCACCGACAAGCTTGAGGAGAGAATCCGCGAGATCGACGGGGTCAAGACCGTCAAATCGCAGTCCATGTCCGGTCTGTCCATCATCGAGGTGGAGTTCGAAGACACCATCAAGAACATGCAGCCCTATTGGCAGAAGTTGCGCAACAAGGTGGACGACGCCGCCCCGGACCTGCCCGAGGAGGCTCGCACCCCGCAGGTCAACGACGAGTTCGGCGACGTCTACGGCATCGTCATCGCCCTGACCGGCGACGGGTTCTCCTACCGCGAACTCAAGGACGCGGCCGACGACATGCGCGACGAGCTGCTCAAAATCAAGGGCGTGGGCAAGGTCGAGCGCTGGGGCGTACAGGACGAACGCATCTTCGTGGACTTCACCAACTCGCGCATGGCTGCGGCCGGAATCAGCCCCTTTGTCCTGGCCCAGATGATAGACCGCCAGAACACGCTCCAGCCCAGCGGATCGAGCATGGTCGGCCCGGAACGCATCGTCATCGAGCCCACCGGCGAGTTCAAGGGCGTGCAGGACATCTACTCCCTGTCCATCCGCCCGCCGGGCAAGAAGACCTCGGTCCGGCTGGCCGACGTGGCCGACATCACGCGCGGCTTCACGGACCCGCCGTCCACCATGGCCCGGTACAACGGCAAGCCCTGCCTGATGCTCGCCGTGTCCATGGCCGACGGGGGCAACATCACCGAACTGGGGCAAAAGGTCGCCAAGCGGCTGGACGAGCTCAAGGCCAACATGTTCGTCGGGCTGGACACCAACCTGGTCGTGTTCCAGCCCGACTACGTCAACACGGCCATCAGCGACTTCATGATCAACCTGATCGAGTCGTTTGCCTTCGTGGTGGTCATCATCCTGCTCTTCGCGGGCCTGCGCACGGGCGTCATCGCCGGATCCCTGGTGCCCATGGCCATGCTCGGCTGCATCGCGCTCATGCCCTACCTCGGCGTGGGGCTGCAGCGCATCTCCATCGCCTCGCTGATCATCTCGCTCGGCATCCTGGTGGACAACGGCGTGGTCGTGTCCGAGGCCATCCTGGTCCGCCTGGCCGCGGGCGAAGACCGGCTCAAGGCCGCCACCGGCGCGGTCGGCGAGCTGTGGATGCCCCTGTTGGCCGCCTCGCTGACGACCATCTTCGCCTTCCTGCCCATCCCGCTGGCCACCACCCACCCGGTGGGCGAATTCTGCGAATCCCTGTTCATCGTGGTCACCCTGACCCTGGCCTGCTCCTGGGGGCTGTCCATGTCCATGGTCCCGATGATGTGCTACTACCTGCTCAAGCCCAAGCTGACCATCCAGACCTTTTCGAGCCGGTTGTACCGCGCCTACCGGGGGCTGCTCCTGTGGTCCCTGCGCCACCGGGTCGTGTTCGTGGCCGCCATCCTTTTGTGCTGTGCGGTCTCGGGCTGGGCCTTCCGGTTCGTGCCCAAGATGTTCTTCCCGCCCAACGAGCGGGCCCAGTTCACCATCGACTTCTGGCAACCCTACGGCACGGACATCACCGCCACCGAACGGCGCGTGGAACGGCTGGAGAAGGTCCTTTTGGCCGACAAGGAAGTGACCGGCGTGGGCGTGTTCGTGGGCCACGGCGGGCCGCGCTGGTACCTGCCGCTGAACCTGGAGCAGAAAAACGACAACCTGGCCACCCTCGTGGTCAATACCACGTCCATCAAGGCCGTGGACCAGGTCATCCGACGCACCCGGCAGGCCCTGAACATGGGCTTCCCCGACGCCGACTACAGCCTGAACAAGCTGATGAACGGCCCGCCGGTGGGCGCCAAGCTCCAGATCCGCCTGTCCGGTCCGGACATCAAGACCCTCTACGCCCTGCGCGACGAGATCGTGCCCATCGTGGAGAAGCAGGAGGGCGTGACCCGCGTCTGGGACGACTGGGGCCAGTGGACCAAGAAGATGATCGTCCACGTGGACCAGGACAAGGCCCGCGAGGCCGGGCTGTCCAGCTTCGACGTGGCCGTGTCGCTGCAGACCGCCATGTCCGGGCTGCCCGCCTCGGACTACCGAGAGGGCGACACCATCATCCCCATCCTGCTGCGCAACGACGAGGGCTTCCGCAACCACCTGGACAAGGTCGACAGCCTGAACGTCTACTCCTACGACACCGGCGTGAGCGTGCCCCTGTCCCAGGTGGCCACCACCAAGCTGGAATGGCAGCCGTCCGACATCCGCCGCCGCGACCAGGGACGGACCATGACCATCAAGGCGGACGTGGCCGACGGTTACTACGCCCTGTCCATCCTGAACAAGGTCCGGCCGGCCGTTCGCGAGCTCATGGACAAGAGCGACTGGCCGCTGGGCTACAACGTGGAGTACGGCGGCGAATTCGAGGAGAGCGCCCAGGCCCAGGAGGCCATCAACGCCCACATGCCGCTGGCCATGGGACTGCTCGTGCTGGTGCTCATCTTCCAGTTCAACTCCATCCGCCGCCCGCTGATCATCCTGCTCACCCTGCCGCCCATGTTCATCGGCATCTCGGTGGGCATGCTGGCGACCAATTCGCCCTTCGGGTTCATGCCCATGCTCGGCATGATCTCCCTGCTCGGCATCATCGTGAACAACGCGATCATGCTCATCGACCGCATCGAGATACAGCGTGGCCGGGGGCTGCCCATGGCCGACGCCATCGTGCTCTCGTCCATGGAGCGCGCCCGCCCGATCATCATGACCGCCACCACGACCATCATCGGCATGGTCCCGCTGTCGCTCCAGGGCGGCGAGATGTGGCGGCCCATGGCCAACCTGATCATGTCCGGCCTGACCGTGGCCACGGTCCTGACCCTGGTGCTCTGCCCGGTCCTCTACTCCTTCTTCTTCCGCCAGAAGTTCAAGGAGTACCGCTGGGACCCCGCGGTGGTCGAGCGGGGCAGCGACCTCAAGGCGGAGGTTGCCGCCGAATAA